The genomic segment CACGCGGTGTACCTGCCCCGGGTGCGGCCGTTCACGGCGCTGAGATGCTGGGTGCGGGGTGCACTGATGGCGATGAGGGCCATGTCGTCGTGGCGGCCGTCGCGCAGCCACTGGGAGGCGAGCATCTGGATGCGCTCGACGACGGCTTCGGCCGGCATGTCGGCGCACTCGGCCAGGGCCTGTCGCAGGCGTTCGTCTCCGAACATCTCGTCACCCAGGGGGCCGCCGCGGGCTTCGGTGAATCCGTCGGTGTAGAGAAGGCAGGTGTCGCCCGGCTCCAGAACGGCTTCCACGGTGAGGGCCTCGATCGTGGGGAGGACCCCTATCAGCGAACCGCGGGTGGGGACCTCCTCGATGATTCCGTCGGCGCGGACCACGAGGGGGCTGGGATGGCCGGCCGACGTGAGGCGCAGTCGCACCTCGTTCTCCGTACGGTGCACCGAGGCCAGTACGAGCGTGGCGAAGCGGGTGTGATGGGAGCTCAGCAGGGCGCCGTTGAGGAGTCGCAGCATTCGTTCGTGGTCGTCAGCCATCGGGAGCAGCGCTTGCAGGGTGTTGCGGATCTTGCCGGTCAGGACGGCGGCTTCCAGTCCCTTGCCGCACACGTCCCCGAGGACCACCAGGGACGCGTCCGCCACGGTGGTTCCGGGGTGGACGTCGTAGAAGTCGCCCCCGACCTGTTCGGCGGAGCCGGCGGGGCGGTAGCCGCCGGCGATCTCCACTCCGTCCAGGCGTTGCAGGCTCGGGGGCAGCAGGTCGCGCATCAAGGTCTGGGTGATGGCGCTCTGCTCGCTGTAGAGGCGGGCGGCGGACAGCGCGGCACCGGCTCGGGCCGCGAACAGGCGGGCGAAGACCTCTTCGTTCTCGTTGAACCGGGTGCGACCGCTGCGGCGGAGCAGGATCAGGGCTCCCGCCGGCACCCCGTGGCCGGGCAGGGGGGTCACGACGACCGACTCGACCTTCTCGGTGAAGCCGTCGGGGAGGACCCACGCCGGCAGTGCGGCGGGGTCGATCCAGCGCGACGGTACGGGCGGGAACCCCTGGAGCGCTTCCGCGAGTCCGGGGAGATCGGACGGGTCGGCGACGAGCAGAGCGCGGTCGGCTTCCTGCCCGGTGAGGGCTCGGGAGACGGGCAGTTCGCCGCCCTTCGCGGGGGCGACGACGATGGCGACGTCCGCGAGGTACTCGGCGGCGAGCTGCGCGGTCGCGGCCATGCACCTGTCGGTGTTCAACGAGGCCAGCAGGACATTGGACGCCTCCGAAAGGAAACGAGTGCGTTCACGCTCCGTGAGAAGCGCCTCTTCCGCGAGCCGCCGATCGGTGTCGTCGACCAGCCACCACACCACACTCCCCTCCGGTGTGCGCGTGGCATGTGCCTCGAAGCTCTGGGCCCCGATCCGCCCCGACACCGGGGCCGGCGCGGCGGACTCCTCGTCGGCCCGTCGGGCGGAGCCGATGTGTGCCTCCGTCATGCGTCGGTGGGCTTCGGCCAACCAGCCGGGAGCCACGTCCCGCATGCTCGCCCCGGGCGTCGCACCGCCCAGGAGGAGGTCGGCCGCGCTGTTCAGATCAAGAAGCGTCCCAGCCGCGTCCGCCACCATGGCGGGGTAGGGGGCCAAGCCCCACCAACTGGTTCGGGTAGCGGTATTTTCCCTGGTTGAGGCCATGGAATAGGGCCCGCCCTGGGCGAACCGCACCACCTTCCCCTGCTCGTTGAACATATTTGCCGTGCGGCAAGCATCCTCCAGGGGTGTCCTCGATGGCAACCTGCCCCCGCGTGCCGTGTTCCCGTCCCGGTGTGCTGCACGCGAGGCGCACACCGCGGGACCGGAACCTTCACGCGTCGATCACACAAGTGCGCCCGGAGGCTAGGCCGTGTCTGACCATTCCCGCCGGGCGGTCGGCGCCCGGCACGGCACCTCGCGGTGTTGTCGGACCGCCCGCGTACAGCCAGTACGCGGGCGGTCCTCCGCCTTGCGAGGCACCGCACCGGACACCGCCCGCGGATCCGACGCGCATGGTCAGACACGGCCTAGTTCTCCCGTTCGACGGTGGGGCGTCCGTGCCAGTCCAGGCACATCACCAGCGAGTCGTCGGCGGCCGGGCCGGAGCCGCGGTGTCCGAGCAGTTCCTGCAGCATCGCCCGGGGCACCTGGGAGGCGGGGAGCAGCCGCGTGCTGGTGATCGACCTCGCCAGGGCCCGCAGGCTGTACTTCTCTCCGCCGGGTGACAGTGCGTCGTAGACGCCGTCACTGATGAAGAACAGGCGGTCACCGGGCTCGACGGCAAGGCGCTGGGGAACGTAGGCGGTGTCCTCGAACATCCCCAGCGGATCCTGCGCCTCCAACTCGACCGTCTCGACCGTGCCCGCCCGAAGCCGCCACACCCGCGGCGAGCCCGCGTCGATGACCTCCACCTCACCGGTCGGCAGATGGAACCGGAGCAGCAGCGTCGCCAGGTACTTGGTGCCCCCGTACTGCCCGTGGACGGCCTGGTCCGCGAGATACGCCTGGTCGCTGAGGCTCAGTCCGGCGCGGCGGGCGTTGCGCAGGGCGTTGACGGCGAGGTTGGTCAGCAGCGCGGCGTCGATCCCCTCGCCCATGCCGTTGCTCACGGTCAGGTACAGATCGTCGGCGGAGGCGGACCAGTCGAAGCTGTCGCCGAAGATGGCGTACGCGGGCTCCAGTTGCGCTCCGAGGCTGTACTCGGGGCGGGCGCAGGAGCGGCCGGGCAGCAGCTGCCACTGCATCTCGGCGGCCAGCGTCAGCCGCTCGGCCCGACGGGCCTGGAGGAACACGTCGGTGTCGCGTCCCGCCACGACCACTTCATGAGCCAGCGCGTCCGCGCACAACTGGAGTTCCCCGGCCACGTCCGCCTCCTCCGTGTCCCCGGTGGCCGGCAGGGTGACGCTCAGCACGCCGAGCCGGTCCCCGCGGACGCTGACCGGCAGGTGCACCGTTACCGTGGAAGCCGGGGCGTCGTACACGCAGTGCGCCTCCTGGGCCCCGAACGCGCGGCCCGGCGCGCTCTCGTGCACCGGCAACGGCCGCAGCGTGTGCGGCAGCACACCGACGGGCTGCAGCCTGGTCATGGCGTAATCGGCCATCAACAGTTCCACGGCGTGGGCGCGGAAACGATCCTCGATCAGGGAACGGAGCACGTCGAAGATCTCGTGGGGCGCGGCCTCGCGCAGAGCGCGCTCAACCGCACTGGGTCTCTCCACCGGTACCGGTCTTCCTTTCCTTCACATATCTTCATCTATGCGACTGCTCACATCGACCAGCCAGAACGGGCACGAAGCGCCCACTCGGGAGTGTCACATGCGCGAGGCCCACGCCTCCCACGACCAGCACGCCTCCCGCACCGCGCCCGGAATCGGCGACATGCTGGAGCTGCTGGAGGCAGCGTGGGAGCGCCACCGCGACACGCTCAGCACCGCGCCGCTCTCCTCCGCCCAAACCCGTGTGATGTACCTCATCGAACGCGAACCAGGCATCAACCTGACCGCGCTCGGCCGTCGCCTCTCCTCGGCCGCACCGTCCGTCACCCGCCTGTGCGACCGCCTCCAGGCCGCCGGATTCCTCCGCCGCACCCCCCACACCGAGGACCGGCGCGCCACGCAACTGGAACTCACGGAGGCCGGCGAGGCCTACCTCCACGGCATCCGGCACCGCCGGGAACAGGTCCTGTGCCAGGCCATGGATCGCATGAGCCCCGACGCCCAGAGCGCCCTAGCCGTAGGCCTCGCCGCTCTGTGCGACGCCGTCGGCGAGCCCACCGCGCAACCCGAGCACCGCGAAACCGCCTGAGCGGCCCACTCCTCACCACGGGGTGCTCGTCGGCCACGAGGAGTGCACCCCGTCTCCCTCCTCGGCTGCGCCGCGGGAAGCCGCAGGCATGCTTGACGGCCCCCGGGTGCCTGCGCGTGACCGGGGGCCGTCGAGGGAGAGGGAAGCGGGGTCAGGCCACGACGTTCATGCCTTCGCGGAGCTTGCGCAGGATGCGGTTCAGCAGCCGGGAGACGTGCATCTGGGAGATGCCGAGTTCCGCGCCGATCTGGGCCTGGGTCATCTCGGCGCCGAAGCGCATCCGGACGATGAGGCGCTCGCGTTCGTCGAGCTGCTCCAGGTGTGGGGCCAGGTCGTGGAGGTTCTCGAAGGTCTCCATCGCCGTGTCCCAGTCGCCGAGCACCTCGGCGTAGCCACGCTGTTGGCGCCCGTCGTCGCCGTCGGAGGAGGGAACGTCGAGCGATCCGGCCGAGTACCCGTTGGCGGCCACGAGCCCCTCGACGACCTCTTCCTCGCTCAGGGCGAGGTGGGCGGCGAGCTCCTTGACCGTCGGGTCCCGGTCGAGCCTGACGGACAGCGTCTCCTTGGCCTTGGCGAGCTCGACCCGCAGCTCCTGCAGGCGCCGGGGGACATGGACGGACCAGCTGGTGTCGCGGAAGAACCGCTTGATCTCGCCCACGATGTACGGGATCGCGAAGGTGGTGAACTCGACTTCGCGTGACAGGTCGAAGCGGTCGATGGCCTTGATCAGGCCGATCGTGCCGACCTGGACGATGTCCTCGGTGTCGTCTCCGGCGCGGTTGCGGAAGCGCTGCGCGGCGTAGCGGACGAGGGAGAGGTTCATCTCGATGAGTGTGTTGCGCGCGTACTGGTAGGTGTGGGTGCCTTCCTCCAGCGTCCGGAGGCGGTCGAAGAACACCTTCGACAGGGACCGTGCGTCCTGGGGAGCGATCTTCCCGGCATCCTCGACCCACGGCAGATCCTCCACCGCGGACCGTGTGTCCACACCGGTCATGACGCACGGCTCCGTGAGCACGTTGCGTTCCGCGGCGGTTCGCGCCGACACGGCCGTCATGGTGTCACCTTCCCTTTTCCGCACTCCTACGCGCGGTCCTTTGCCCCGCCGCCCGGAGGCCATTCCCGCTTCTTTCGGAAAACTTCTGATGTGTCGTCACCGAGCCGGCCGAGATGAACCGGAGGGGCCGTGTCGCAGCAGGCGTGCGCGAGGCCGCTCGGCCGTGTCCGACCATGCGCGCCGGCACGGCTGCCCGCCGCGGTCATCCGGCGCCGGCCGGGCTGACGGTGGGGTGGGTGCGCTGGTGTTCGGCGTTGATCCGCTGTGCTTCTTCGAGCTGGTCTTCGAGGATGATGATGCGGCAGGCGGCTTCGATGGGGGTGCCCTGGTCGACGAGCTCGCGGGCGCGGGCGGCGATCCGCAGCTGGTAGCGGGAGTACCGGCGGTGTCCGCCGGCGGAGCGCAGGGGGGTGATGAGGCGGGCCTCGCCGAGGGCGCGCAGGAAACCCTGGGTGGTGCCGAGCATGTCGGCGGCCCGGCCCATGGTGTAGGCGGGGTAATCGTCGTCGTCGAGACGGTCGTACGAGTCGTCTGCGGTCATTCGCACCTCTTCCTGGAACGCGTGGAGGGGCCCTGGTGCCTGTGGCACCAGGGCCCCGAAGGAACTGCTACACCATCTGCCGGCCCTGGTTCTGCGCCGGCCTTCTGTGTCCGCCGTCCCGACCTGAACGGTGTCGGGGATGCGGGGATCGCGGTTGCTTGACCGGAGACCACCTCACTATCGATGTCCTGCGGTACCCGGACCCTGTTGTTCCGTCCGGGCGATCCTGATGGCGCTCGCCTCCTCCGTTCTTCCCTCGGTGATCGACTGCCTACCAGTGGGGACTGGGAACTGCTGGTACTGCTCTCTTGCGTACTGCTGGTGATGCGAACTGCTCGGCGGCCTCGACCCGCGCCGCTCTTCGGCAGCCAGCCCCGTCGCCCGTCCTGCGTCTGCTCCGGCTTGGAACCCCACTGCCGAACCACCCGGTGCGCGCGTCCGCAGCCGACGCCTTCACCGAGGTACCTCTCACTCCACTTCGCTGCTGGGTACTGCCCTTGCGTGAACCGCGGTACTGCTCGCGGCGGCCCCTGATCACTGCGGGCCACCCGGTCCGGTCGTCAGCCACGTCGCCGTCCTGCGTCTTCTCTGGCTTCGCGACTCCACCACCGCACCGTCCTGCGCACTGCAACTACAGGTACTGCGCCCGGCAGTTCGTATCTGTCGGGCCCTGCTGTCTCTCTGGGCTACGAGAGAAACCATAACCACACCGCCACCCAATGTCTACTCCCGCCAGTGCAGATTTTCGCCCGTTCGATGATGAGGTATTCGGCTTCGAACAGTGACGGATGCGGCCGGGAACGCACCCGCCGTCGCGATCGGCAGAGCCGCGGTCCCGGCAGAAGCGGACACCGGGCGGAGGATGCCGAACCGCGACGCCGAACCCTCACCGACTCGGGAACACCCGCTTCACCGGACGAGCTGACCCGTAGTCGGCGCCGAAAGTCAGGGGCGCGCGGGAGCCCGAGCGGGCGCCCCCGATGCCGCGCCCGCAGCGCGGATGGCCGCCCGCCACGGGTGGGACCGTGCAACGATGGCGGCATGAACAGACTGGCTAACGCACAGTCGCCCTACCTGCTCCAGCACGCCTCCAATCCAGTGGACTGGTGGCCATGGGGAGAGGAGGCGATGACGGAAGCTAAGCGGCGGGACGTGCCCATTCTCTTGAGTGTGGGCTATGCGTCCTGCCACTTATGCTTCCGCTGATTCACTGGTGCCACGTCATGGCGCACGAATCCTTCGAGGACGAGGACACGGCCGCCTACCTCAACGCCCACTTCGTCCCGGTGAAGGTGGACCGGGAGGAGCGGCCGGACGTCGACGCCGTGTACATGGAGGCGGTGCAGGCGGCGACCGGGCAGGGCGGGTGGCCGATGACCGTGTTCCTGACGGCGGACGCCGAGCCCTTCTACTTCGGTACGTACTTCCCGCCCGAGCCCCGGCACGGCATGGCGTCCTTCCGGCAGGTGCTGGAAGGCGTGTCCGCCGCGTGGACCGAGCGGCGCGGGGAGGTCGCCGAGGTGGCCGGGCACATCGTGGCGGACCTGGCCGGGCGGTCGCTGGCGCACGGCGGGCAGGGCGTGCCGGACGAGTCGGACCTGGGGCGGGCGCTGCTGGGGCTGACCCGGGACTACGACGACACGCACGGCGGGTTCGGCGGTGCGCCGAAGTTCCCGCCGTCGATGGTGATCGAGTTCCTGCTGCGCCACCACGCCCGTACCGGCTCCGAGGGCGCCCTGCAGATGGCCGCGGACAGTTGCGCGGCGATGGCGATGGGCGGCATCTACGACCAGCTCGGCGGCGGGTTCGCGCGGTACGCGGTGGACCGGGAGTGGACGGTCCCGCACTTCGAGAAGATGCTCTACGACAACGCGCTGCTCTGCCGGGTGTACGCGCATCTGTGGCGGTCGACCGGGTCGGACCTGGCCCGACGGGTGGCGCTGGAGACGGCGGACTTCCTGGTCAGGGAGCTGCGGACGACCGAGGGCGGCTTCGCCTCGGCGCTCGACGCGGACAGCGAGGACGCCGGGGGCCGGCACGTGGAGGGCGCGTTCTACGTGTGGACACCCGCCCAGCTCCGCGAGGTGCTCGGCGAGGAGGACGGGGCGTTCGCCGCGGCCCGCTTCGGGGTGACCGAGGAGGGCACCTTCGAGGAGGGCTCCTCGGTGCTCCGGCTCGACGCCGGCACGGCGGTGGACGCGGTGGACGCGGGGGAGGCGGTGGACGCGGAGGCGGACGGCTCCGACGGTGTGGCCGACGCCGAGCGGGTCGCCTCCGTCCGGGCCCGGCTGCTGGCCGCCCGGGAGCTGCGGCCCCGTCCGGGGCGGGACGACAAGGTGGTCGCGGCCTGGAACGGCCTGACCGTCGCGGCGCTGGCCGAGACGGGCGCCTACTTCGACCGGCCCGACCTGGTGGAGCGGGCCACCGAGGCCGCCGACCTGCTGGTACGCGTACACCTGGGCGAGAACGGCCGACTGTGCCGCACCTCGATGGAGGGGCGGGCCGGCGAGAACAGCGGGGTGCTGGAGGACTACGCGGACGTCGCCGAGGGGTTCCTCGCGCTGGCGTCGGTGACCGGCGAGGGCGTCTGGCTGGAGTTCGCCGGGCTGCTGCTCGACGTGGTGCTGACCCGGTTCGCCGGGGAGGGCGGGCAGCTGTACGACACGGCGGACGACGCCGAGAAGCTGATCCGCCGCCCGCAGGACCCCACCGACAACGCCACCCCGTCCGGCTGGACGGCGGCGGCCGGGGCGCTCCTGTCGTACGCGGCGCACACCGGCTCCGAGCCGCACCGCACGGCGGCCGAGGGTGCACTCGGAGTGGTGAAGGCGCTCGGGCCGCGCGCGCCCCGGTTCGTGGGCTGGGGGCTGGCCGCCGCCGAGGCGCTGCTCGACGGGCCCCGCGAGGTGGCGGTGGCCGGGCCGGTCGGCGGGGAGCTGCACCGTACGGCGCTGCTGGGACGGGCGCCGGGCGCGGTCGTCGCGGCGGGGGAGCCGGGCGGAGGGGAGTTCCCGCTGCTGGTGGACCGGGCGCTGGTGGAGGGTGAGCCGACCGCGTACGTCTGCCGCCACTTCGTCTGCGAGACCCCGACGACGGACGCCGAGGAGCTGAGCCGGCGGCTGGGCGGCTGAGCCCGCCGATCCCGAAGACGGCTGTGGCCGCGGCCTTTCGAGGCCGCGGCCACAGCCGTCCTGGACGTACCTGCGGAAAGGATCAGCCGTGCTGGTAGGCGACGAGCGAGATGCCCACGTAGTGGGCGGCGAACGCCGCGAGGGTCAGCGAGTGGAAGACCTCGTGGAAGCCGAAGAACCGCGGTGAGGGGTTGGGCCGCTTGAGGCCGTAGATCACGCCGCCCGCGCTGTAGAGCACCCCGCCGACGACGACGAGGACCAGGACGGCGACGCCGCCGGTCCGCATGAAGTCCGGCAGGAAGAAGACGGCCGCCCAGCCCATCGCGATGTAGCAGGGCGTGTAGAGCCAGCGTGGCGCGCCGACCCAGAACACCCGGAACGCGATTCCCGCCAGCGCCGCCGCCCAGACCGCCCAGAGCAGCGGGCGCCCGGTGGAGTCCGGCAGCAGGAGCAGGGTGAGCGGGGTGTACGTGCCCGCGATGATCAGGAAGATGTTCGCGTGGTCCAGCCGCCGGAGCACCGCCTCGCCGCGCGGGCCCCAGGTGCCGCGGTGGTAGATCGCGCTCACGCCGAAGAGCAGGCAGGCGCTGAGGACGTACACCGCGCAGGCGATCCGTCCCTTGGTGCTGTCCGTGAGCGTGATGAGCGCCAGCCCCGCGACCAGCACCGCGGGGAACATTCCGGCGTGCAGCCAGCCGCGCATCCGTGGCTTGATCGGACGTGCGTCCAGGACGGCGGTTTCGGGTGCGGACGCACCTGCAGCAGTCATGTCCGCATGCTACCTACGCCTCCGTAAGTGCCGCCTATGGGCGGTGGTGTTCACGCTCCGGTCGGCGGCGGCCGCGTTCTCGGAGCCTCGGAAAGTCCCGGATGTTCCCAAAGATTCCCGGTGATTTCCGGAGCTTCTGCACTTCCGGGGCTCGCGGGGGAGCCCCGATCCGAGGGTGTCGAAGCCGACACGGGGAGTGGCGATGCTCACATGTGAGGCCCCCTGGACAGATGGGCGGTCTCGGCGGATGATCAAATGAGTGCGGTCGGCACCGGATGAGCGCCAGGGATGACGCGAGTCGAAGCGTCCGGGTCGAAGCCCCCACGGGGCATCAACGAAATCCACCCTCGACAAGGAGCGATCGTGGCGCGCGACATCGCAGCTCCCTCCCCTCTTCCCTCCCGGCACCAGGAACTCGTCTCCTGGGTAGACGAGATCGCGACCCTCACCCAGCCGGACCGTGTGGTCTGGTGCGACGGTTCCGAAGCCGAGTACGAGCGCCTGTGCGAGGAGCTCGTCGCCAAGGGCACCTTCACGAAGCTGGACGCGACGCTGCGCCCGAACTCCTACTACGCCGCGTCCGATCCGAGCGACGTCGCCCGCGTCGAGGACCGCACCTTCATCTGTTCCGCGAAGGAAGCGGACGCGGGCCCGACCAACCACTGGAAGGACCCCGCCGAGATGCGGGAGATCTTCTCCGGCGAACAGGGCGTCTTCCGGGGCTCGATGCGGGGCCGCACCCTCTACGTCGTGCCCTTCTGCATGGGCCCGGTCGGCTCCCCGCTCTCCGCGATCGGCGTGGAGCTCACCGACTCCGCGTACGTCGCCGTCTCCATGCGCACCATGACGCGGATGGGGCAGGAGGTCCTCGACGAACTCGGCACCGACGGCTTCTTCGTGAAGGCGGTGCACACCCTCGGCGCCCCGCTCGCCGAAGGCCAGGCGGACGTGGCGTGGCCGTGCAACACCACCAAGTACATCTCGCACTTCCCCGAGGACCGCGAGATCTGGTCGTACGGCTCCGGCTACGGCGGCAACGCCCTGCTGGGCAAGAAGTGTTACGCGCTGCGGATCGCCTCCGTCATGGCGCGCGACGAGGGCTGGCTCGCCGAACACATGCTGATCCTCAAACTCACGCCACCGCGCGGGGAGTCGAAGTACGTCGCCGCCGCGTTCCCGAGCGCCTGCGGCAAGACCAACCTCGCCATGCTGGAGCCCACCATCTCCGGCTGGAGCGTCGAGACCATCGGCGACGACATCGCCTGGATGCGCTTCGGCGAGGACGGCCGTCTCTACGCGATCAACCCCGAGGCCGGGTTCTTCGGCGTCGCGCCCGGCACCGGCGAACACACCAACGCCAACGCCATGAAGACCATGTGGGGCAACTCCGTCTTCACCAACGTCGCACTCACCGACGACGGCGACGTCTGGTGGGAGGGCATGACCGAGGAGCCGCCCGCGCACCTCACCGACTGGAAGGGCAACGACTGGACCCCCGCGTCCGGCGTCCCCGCCGCCCACCCCAACGCCCGCTTCACCGTCCCGGCCGGCCAGTGCCCGATCATCGCCCCCGAGTGGGAGGACCCGAAGGGCGTGCCGATCTCGGCCATCCTCTTCGGGGGCCGCCGCGCCACCGCCGTACCGCTGGTCACCGAGTCCTTCACCTGGCAGCACGGAGTCTTCCTCGGCGCCAACGTCGCCTCCGAGAAGACCGCCGCGGCCGAGGGCAAGGTCGGCGAGCTGCGCCGCGACCCGTTCGCCATGCTGCCGTTCTGCGGCTACAACATGGGCGACTACATGAACCACTGGATCAAGGTGGGCGCGGACAAGCCCGACCAGTCGAAGCTGCCGAAGATCTACTACGTGAACTGGTTCCGCAAGGACGACGCGGGCCGGTTCGTCTGGCCCGGGTTCGGCGAGAACAGCCGGGTGCTCAAGTGGATCGTGGAGCGGCTGGAGGGCAAGGCCGAGGGCGTCGAATCGCCGATCGGCATCCTGCCGGCCAAGGGCTCGCTCGACACCGACGGACTCGGGCTCTCCGAGGCGGAGTTGGACTTCCTGCTCACCGTCGACAAGGAGGTCTGGCGCGAGGAGGCGGCGCTGGTCCCCGAGCACCTCAACACCTTCGGCGACCACACGCCGAAGGAACTGTGGGACGAATACCGGGCGTTGGTGCGGCGCCTGGGCTGAGCCCGGCGAGGCCCCTGGAGCGAGCGCGTGAACGGCCCCCGGAACCCGAGTGGTTCCGGGGGTCGCGCTGTTTCGGCGCCCCGGGATGTGCACCGGAGCCGTCCCGGACTGCGTGACACGCCGGTTTTCACCAATCCCTTGCGCATGTGGTGTTCACGAGAGTTACCTGTCCTTCGCACGCCTCCGGGAGTCGCCCGTAGGTGTCGACACGTGTGTGGGGGAAGTACGTTGAGGAACTCGAAAATCCGTCTGCGAGCCGCCGCGGCGGTCGCCGCGCTCTCGCTGGGCGCCGTCGGCCTGACCGCCCTGGCCGCGCCCGCCGCCCGGGCCGCCGACACCGGGACGGCCGGGGAACAGGTCGTCAAGCTGCCGATCAGCTCGTTCGGCTCGCTCGTCGTCGACTCGGTCCACCAGCGCGTCTACGTCAGCGACGACCGCAGGACCAGCGGTACGGGTTCGGTCCAGGTCTACGACTTCGGCGGCGAGAAGGTCACCACCCTGGCGACGGACGACGTGCCGTCCACCATGGCGCTCAGCTCGGACAGTTCGACGCTGGAGGTCGGTCAGACGTCGGGCGTGGTCTCGTTCGACACCACCAGCTACGCCCGTACCGGCCGCGTGTACGGCACCTACGACGTGTACTGCCCCCGGGACACCGGCTTCGCGGGCGGCCGGACCTGGTACACCGGGACCAACTACGACAGCGACTGCGACAACCGGACCTACACCGTGTACGGAACGGCCAACGGTACGAACACCACGACCGGCTGGAACGACACCGGCCGGCTCCGGCTCTTCAGCACCCCGCAGACCCCGGACCGGCTGATCATGGCCCAGCCCCGGGGGACCGCCGTGACCGACCCGCACCTCGCCGTCTTCGACGCGAGCGGCACCAGCCTGGTCCGCACCGCCGAGCGCCGGTTCGCCGACAGCACCGGCCAGGGCGGACTGGACATGCGGGACGTGGCCGAGTCCGCGGACGGCAGCCTGATCGCCGTCGCGGACGCCCGTACCGGCACCCGGCTGCTGAACGCGGACGACCTCTCCGACGCCTCCACCGCCTACCAGCCGCTCCCCGACGGCGCCGTGGCCAGCGCGGTCGCCTTCAGCGGCGACGGGAAGTACATCGCGCGGGGCGCCGCCGCCACCGGCTCCACCGCCGACCTG from the Streptomyces sp. NBC_01335 genome contains:
- a CDS encoding SpoIIE family protein phosphatase: MASTRENTATRTSWWGLAPYPAMVADAAGTLLDLNSAADLLLGGATPGASMRDVAPGWLAEAHRRMTEAHIGSARRADEESAAPAPVSGRIGAQSFEAHATRTPEGSVVWWLVDDTDRRLAEEALLTERERTRFLSEASNVLLASLNTDRCMAATAQLAAEYLADVAIVVAPAKGGELPVSRALTGQEADRALLVADPSDLPGLAEALQGFPPVPSRWIDPAALPAWVLPDGFTEKVESVVVTPLPGHGVPAGALILLRRSGRTRFNENEEVFARLFAARAGAALSAARLYSEQSAITQTLMRDLLPPSLQRLDGVEIAGGYRPAGSAEQVGGDFYDVHPGTTVADASLVVLGDVCGKGLEAAVLTGKIRNTLQALLPMADDHERMLRLLNGALLSSHHTRFATLVLASVHRTENEVRLRLTSAGHPSPLVVRADGIIEEVPTRGSLIGVLPTIEALTVEAVLEPGDTCLLYTDGFTEARGGPLGDEMFGDERLRQALAECADMPAEAVVERIQMLASQWLRDGRHDDMALIAISAPRTQHLSAVNGRTRGRYTA
- a CDS encoding PP2C family protein-serine/threonine phosphatase encodes the protein MERPSAVERALREAAPHEIFDVLRSLIEDRFRAHAVELLMADYAMTRLQPVGVLPHTLRPLPVHESAPGRAFGAQEAHCVYDAPASTVTVHLPVSVRGDRLGVLSVTLPATGDTEEADVAGELQLCADALAHEVVVAGRDTDVFLQARRAERLTLAAEMQWQLLPGRSCARPEYSLGAQLEPAYAIFGDSFDWSASADDLYLTVSNGMGEGIDAALLTNLAVNALRNARRAGLSLSDQAYLADQAVHGQYGGTKYLATLLLRFHLPTGEVEVIDAGSPRVWRLRAGTVETVELEAQDPLGMFEDTAYVPQRLAVEPGDRLFFISDGVYDALSPGGEKYSLRALARSITSTRLLPASQVPRAMLQELLGHRGSGPAADDSLVMCLDWHGRPTVEREN
- a CDS encoding MarR family winged helix-turn-helix transcriptional regulator translates to MREAHASHDQHASRTAPGIGDMLELLEAAWERHRDTLSTAPLSSAQTRVMYLIEREPGINLTALGRRLSSAAPSVTRLCDRLQAAGFLRRTPHTEDRRATQLELTEAGEAYLHGIRHRREQVLCQAMDRMSPDAQSALAVGLAALCDAVGEPTAQPEHRETA
- a CDS encoding RNA polymerase sigma factor SigF is translated as MTGVDTRSAVEDLPWVEDAGKIAPQDARSLSKVFFDRLRTLEEGTHTYQYARNTLIEMNLSLVRYAAQRFRNRAGDDTEDIVQVGTIGLIKAIDRFDLSREVEFTTFAIPYIVGEIKRFFRDTSWSVHVPRRLQELRVELAKAKETLSVRLDRDPTVKELAAHLALSEEEVVEGLVAANGYSAGSLDVPSSDGDDGRQQRGYAEVLGDWDTAMETFENLHDLAPHLEQLDERERLIVRMRFGAEMTQAQIGAELGISQMHVSRLLNRILRKLREGMNVVA
- a CDS encoding helix-turn-helix domain-containing protein — encoded protein: MTADDSYDRLDDDDYPAYTMGRAADMLGTTQGFLRALGEARLITPLRSAGGHRRYSRYQLRIAARARELVDQGTPIEAACRIIILEDQLEEAQRINAEHQRTHPTVSPAGAG
- a CDS encoding DUF255 domain-containing protein, whose product is MNRLANAQSPYLLQHASNPVDWWPWGEEAMTEAKRRDVPILLSVGYASCHLCFR
- a CDS encoding thioredoxin domain-containing protein — protein: MAHESFEDEDTAAYLNAHFVPVKVDREERPDVDAVYMEAVQAATGQGGWPMTVFLTADAEPFYFGTYFPPEPRHGMASFRQVLEGVSAAWTERRGEVAEVAGHIVADLAGRSLAHGGQGVPDESDLGRALLGLTRDYDDTHGGFGGAPKFPPSMVIEFLLRHHARTGSEGALQMAADSCAAMAMGGIYDQLGGGFARYAVDREWTVPHFEKMLYDNALLCRVYAHLWRSTGSDLARRVALETADFLVRELRTTEGGFASALDADSEDAGGRHVEGAFYVWTPAQLREVLGEEDGAFAAARFGVTEEGTFEEGSSVLRLDAGTAVDAVDAGEAVDAEADGSDGVADAERVASVRARLLAARELRPRPGRDDKVVAAWNGLTVAALAETGAYFDRPDLVERATEAADLLVRVHLGENGRLCRTSMEGRAGENSGVLEDYADVAEGFLALASVTGEGVWLEFAGLLLDVVLTRFAGEGGQLYDTADDAEKLIRRPQDPTDNATPSGWTAAAGALLSYAAHTGSEPHRTAAEGALGVVKALGPRAPRFVGWGLAAAEALLDGPREVAVAGPVGGELHRTALLGRAPGAVVAAGEPGGGEFPLLVDRALVEGEPTAYVCRHFVCETPTTDAEELSRRLGG
- the trhA gene encoding PAQR family membrane homeostasis protein TrhA, with protein sequence MTAAGASAPETAVLDARPIKPRMRGWLHAGMFPAVLVAGLALITLTDSTKGRIACAVYVLSACLLFGVSAIYHRGTWGPRGEAVLRRLDHANIFLIIAGTYTPLTLLLLPDSTGRPLLWAVWAAALAGIAFRVFWVGAPRWLYTPCYIAMGWAAVFFLPDFMRTGGVAVLVLVVVGGVLYSAGGVIYGLKRPNPSPRFFGFHEVFHSLTLAAFAAHYVGISLVAYQHG